Proteins encoded within one genomic window of candidate division WOR-3 bacterium:
- a CDS encoding HAMP domain-containing sensor histidine kinase, translating into MRGVSYRIVIFAGILFILSLALIFPVSKKIEKGVDAESKAITLLVSSIIAHSDNMESAFKEIKEILREVNFPLVMTNELGLPIAWASIDVPAEKYTLNMLYRPDLLKDDPDYLKLISWMGKLGEKHDPYEVRKGEEVVGYIYYGYPKYTSWIRLLPFVVLVISLVASIFLVEAGRVIHTYEIETIWANFARGLAHQMGTPVSALMGWLEFLKAGNCSDRVITAMEKDVLRLRSILQRFSRVGGEVKKDVVYVDELLKGLIEELKERFLKNIDVSLECESNLVVEADRELLAWAFENLIKNSYEALGPNGKILVKAFKEGREVVVRFVDNGKGLDAKMAKKVFRESFSTKEHGWGIGLLLARRIVEEIHGGKIRLIRSEPFVETVFEVRLNEKSGH; encoded by the coding sequence ATGAGAGGAGTAAGCTACAGAATCGTCATTTTTGCAGGAATTCTGTTTATCCTTTCTCTCGCGCTGATTTTCCCTGTTTCGAAGAAAATTGAGAAGGGGGTTGATGCTGAATCAAAGGCGATTACTCTGTTAGTTTCCTCAATAATTGCCCATTCTGACAATATGGAGTCGGCTTTCAAAGAGATAAAAGAGATCCTTCGTGAAGTTAATTTTCCCTTAGTTATGACAAATGAGCTTGGTTTGCCAATAGCATGGGCTTCCATAGATGTTCCAGCAGAGAAATATACCCTCAATATGCTTTACCGACCCGACCTTTTAAAGGATGATCCCGATTATTTGAAACTCATCTCCTGGATGGGAAAACTCGGTGAAAAACATGATCCATACGAAGTTAGAAAGGGTGAGGAGGTTGTGGGATACATCTATTACGGATACCCGAAGTATACGTCCTGGATAAGGTTGCTTCCTTTCGTTGTTTTGGTGATTAGCCTTGTAGCTTCGATCTTTTTAGTCGAAGCGGGAAGGGTGATCCATACTTACGAAATTGAAACTATATGGGCGAACTTCGCGAGGGGGCTCGCTCATCAGATGGGTACTCCTGTCTCAGCCTTAATGGGATGGCTTGAGTTTCTGAAGGCAGGAAATTGCAGTGATAGAGTTATAACGGCAATGGAAAAGGATGTCTTAAGGCTTAGGTCGATTTTACAAAGATTTTCCCGCGTGGGTGGAGAAGTAAAGAAAGATGTGGTTTATGTTGATGAATTGCTCAAGGGGCTTATTGAAGAGTTAAAGGAGAGATTTCTGAAAAACATCGATGTATCATTAGAATGCGAGAGTAACCTTGTGGTTGAAGCCGATAGAGAGCTCCTTGCCTGGGCTTTTGAAAATTTGATTAAGAACTCTTATGAGGCCCTTGGGCCCAATGGGAAGATTCTGGTTAAGGCTTTCAAAGAGGGTAGAGAGGTTGTAGTTAGATTCGTCGATAACGGCAAAGGACTGGATGCAAAAATGGCAAAAAAGGTTTTCAGAGAGTCCTTTTCAACCAAAGAGCATGGTTGGGGAATTGGGCTACTTCTTGCGAGAAGGATTGTTGAGGAAATTCATGGTGGAAAAATAAGGCTGATAAGATCGGAACCTTTTGTGGAAACCGTTTTTGAGGTGAGACTGAATGAAAAGAGTGGTCATTGA
- a CDS encoding ABC transporter ATP-binding protein has protein sequence MKEYLRMLRFVRRNLASFIVAFLLLTISSMLNGFSLGVVSPVLKMLFYGEKAPPYSEKKLPIIGKLFNRFILQVPPLEAVRNLAILIIAFYFVKAIITYFQKLSGVYVQEKVVKDLREALFKKILSLPLSFFHRKSSGEVISHFINDINLLKTSITHGIYVLISETSTLIAYLILAFLASWHLTLFALLVIPATLLVITAVGRKLRKRSRISQEKMGNIATVLYETLTGIKVVKSFGTEKKEEERFNKSSKDYFRSVLRFHYLGALASPLTEFLTMTVAAMLLVYGGVLIFKLHILTPDRFFVFLAAALMMISPLKHLSQINVYLQEGAAASKRLLEIFDLPEYKWEGKIPFQGIKDRIELKNVSFSYPETGFTLRNINLEIKKGEKVAIVGPTGAGKTTLVDLILGFYKVDEGEILIDGISLYEYDYDSFRAKVAVVPQEVLLFGGTIRDNLLYAVERVDEEILIDICKKTRVEEIYERFPEGLNANVGERGTTLSGGERQRIALARALLRNPSLLVLDEATSALDSETEEAIKEALMEMGKDTTVITIAHRLATVLSSDKIVVMDDGRVIAVGKHHELYQSCELYKRLFDAQFQYSL, from the coding sequence ATGAAAGAATATCTTAGAATGCTTCGTTTTGTCCGTAGAAATTTAGCTTCATTTATCGTTGCCTTTCTCCTATTAACAATTTCTTCGATGCTTAACGGCTTTTCTTTGGGAGTTGTTTCGCCGGTTCTCAAAATGCTCTTTTACGGTGAAAAAGCCCCGCCTTATTCAGAGAAAAAACTGCCCATCATAGGAAAATTATTCAACAGATTTATACTTCAGGTTCCACCCTTAGAGGCTGTTAGGAATCTTGCCATATTAATCATTGCCTTTTACTTTGTAAAAGCCATCATTACTTATTTTCAAAAGTTGTCAGGGGTTTATGTCCAGGAGAAGGTTGTAAAGGACCTGAGGGAGGCCCTTTTTAAAAAAATACTCTCCTTACCTCTTTCCTTTTTTCACAGGAAAAGTTCCGGAGAGGTTATTTCTCATTTTATAAATGATATCAACCTACTGAAAACCTCTATAACTCATGGTATTTACGTCCTTATTAGCGAAACTTCAACTTTAATTGCCTATTTGATTCTTGCCTTTTTAGCCAGCTGGCATCTGACCCTTTTTGCCCTTCTGGTGATTCCTGCTACCCTTCTTGTTATAACAGCTGTGGGTAGAAAATTGCGTAAAAGGTCGAGAATATCTCAGGAGAAGATGGGCAACATTGCAACGGTGCTTTACGAAACTCTTACCGGTATTAAAGTGGTGAAAAGTTTTGGAACTGAGAAAAAAGAGGAGGAAAGATTCAATAAAAGTTCTAAGGACTATTTCCGGTCGGTTCTCCGGTTTCATTACCTTGGAGCCTTAGCTTCACCCTTGACAGAGTTCCTCACAATGACGGTGGCTGCGATGCTTCTCGTATATGGTGGCGTTCTCATCTTTAAGTTACACATTTTGACCCCTGACAGATTCTTTGTCTTTCTTGCAGCAGCCCTTATGATGATCTCACCCCTTAAACATTTGTCTCAGATCAATGTTTATTTGCAGGAAGGCGCAGCCGCCTCGAAAAGGCTTTTAGAAATTTTCGATTTGCCTGAGTATAAGTGGGAGGGGAAAATTCCCTTTCAAGGGATTAAGGACAGAATTGAGCTTAAAAATGTCAGCTTTTCTTACCCCGAAACTGGTTTCACTTTGAGAAACATAAATCTCGAGATTAAAAAGGGAGAAAAGGTGGCAATTGTAGGTCCCACGGGTGCCGGTAAGACAACCTTAGTTGATCTTATTCTTGGCTTTTATAAAGTGGATGAAGGTGAAATTCTCATAGATGGAATAAGCCTTTATGAATACGATTATGACTCCTTCAGGGCAAAGGTGGCCGTTGTGCCTCAGGAAGTATTATTGTTTGGTGGGACTATCAGGGATAACCTGCTGTATGCAGTTGAAAGGGTTGATGAGGAGATTTTAATCGATATTTGCAAAAAAACAAGGGTAGAAGAAATTTATGAGAGGTTCCCTGAAGGATTAAATGCTAATGTTGGAGAAAGGGGCACTACCCTTTCAGGGGGAGAGAGGCAAAGAATTGCCCTTGCCAGAGCCCTATTAAGGAATCCTTCTCTGCTTGTCCTTGACGAGGCCACTTCAGCCCTCGATTCAGAAACAGAAGAGGCAATTAAAGAGGCCTTAATGGAGATGGGAAAGGATACGACGGTGATCACTATCGCGCACCGTCTTGCAACGGTTTTATCATCAGATAAGATAGTGGTAATGGATGACGGGAGAGTTATTGCTGTGGGAAAGCACCACGAACTCTATCAGAGTTGTGAATTATACAAAAGACTTTTTGACGCCCAATTCCAATACTCACTATGA
- a CDS encoding HD domain-containing phosphohydrolase: protein MKPIRKRVAIVLGGILIPVIITFGVLHLYYAEDRINRLAVNIERKIPGRVELILNQTINEIYTGSKGRRQYFDSLILSNVQIFEDLMRVSPENISNVLIVLKNQFLNSLPDSFYNNIELSVIDSNGVVVYSTKKEFLNLDLKEFGTLWDSVRNLIKGATYFMPVSFSSRDAKMRTYLYTRINSKYYLDLSLDVNPTVYKASIERLRKLSVFMKDIGIYSVGKKPLLEYFPPYPERTFRSHPFYRDLEETMYFYVGSNKLQGLLFVRLDFYPLFSVFLFNLLVYAILITTLSVVARYFEKLVIEESSTLTNLTEMVKNLEDPKKIEKKIYTEEVFDLIRVLHTYVVRTKEIIKENEVLLKKFKGAFYNFSEKLAILAERFDPEDVGHLKRVRYLTKLILDNMEIDEDYKNSIVEFSILHDIGKIFIPASLLNKSGPLTEEERELVRKHTIYAEKLLSHPELKIAREIAVYHHENYDGTGYPFGLKGDEIPFPARVVKVVNTYDVLRSDRPYKKGLSHEAALKILLVGDKKTRPSHFDPKIFSIFLKVCSKGDPYEGLGEL from the coding sequence ATGAAGCCGATAAGGAAGAGGGTAGCAATAGTTCTCGGAGGGATTTTGATCCCCGTTATAATTACCTTTGGCGTCCTGCACCTGTACTATGCCGAAGATAGAATTAACCGTCTTGCGGTTAACATAGAGCGGAAGATTCCGGGAAGGGTTGAACTTATTTTAAATCAGACCATTAATGAGATTTATACCGGGTCTAAAGGAAGAAGGCAGTATTTTGATAGCTTGATACTATCTAATGTACAGATCTTTGAGGATCTGATGAGGGTTAGTCCCGAAAACATAAGCAACGTACTTATTGTATTGAAAAACCAATTTTTGAATTCTTTACCCGACTCTTTTTACAATAACATTGAGCTTTCAGTAATCGATAGCAATGGGGTTGTTGTCTATTCTACAAAGAAAGAATTTCTAAATCTGGATTTGAAAGAATTTGGTACCTTATGGGACAGTGTAAGGAATTTAATTAAGGGAGCCACCTATTTCATGCCCGTGAGTTTTTCTTCCCGGGATGCCAAAATGCGAACCTATTTATACACAAGGATAAACTCAAAATATTATCTGGATCTTTCTTTGGATGTAAACCCTACAGTGTATAAGGCAAGTATTGAGCGGCTAAGAAAACTATCGGTTTTTATGAAGGATATCGGCATTTACAGTGTCGGGAAAAAGCCTCTTTTAGAGTATTTTCCACCTTATCCTGAGAGAACCTTTAGAAGCCACCCGTTTTACAGGGATCTCGAAGAAACAATGTATTTTTACGTAGGTTCAAACAAATTACAGGGTTTATTGTTTGTAAGACTTGATTTTTACCCTCTTTTCTCTGTCTTTTTGTTTAACTTGCTGGTTTATGCGATTTTAATTACCACCCTTAGTGTGGTGGCGAGGTATTTTGAAAAGTTGGTAATAGAGGAGAGTTCGACTTTAACCAATTTAACTGAAATGGTGAAGAATCTCGAGGATCCTAAAAAAATCGAGAAAAAAATCTATACGGAAGAAGTTTTTGACTTAATAAGGGTTTTACATACCTATGTTGTGAGAACAAAAGAAATAATCAAGGAGAATGAAGTTTTGTTAAAGAAGTTCAAAGGGGCTTTTTATAACTTTTCTGAAAAATTAGCGATTCTTGCCGAAAGATTTGATCCTGAGGATGTAGGACACCTGAAAAGGGTAAGGTATCTAACGAAATTGATCCTTGACAATATGGAAATCGACGAAGATTATAAAAACTCCATCGTTGAGTTTTCTATTTTGCATGATATTGGTAAGATTTTTATTCCTGCTTCTCTTTTAAATAAAAGTGGGCCACTCACTGAGGAAGAAAGAGAATTGGTAAGGAAGCACACTATTTATGCAGAAAAGCTGCTGTCCCATCCAGAGTTAAAAATTGCTCGGGAGATTGCGGTTTATCACCACGAAAATTACGACGGCACAGGATATCCTTTTGGACTTAAAGGTGATGAGATTCCCTTCCCGGCAAGGGTCGTTAAAGTTGTTAATACATACGATGTTTTGAGAAGCGATAGGCCTTATAAAAAGGGGCTATCCCATGAAGCGGCTTTAAAAATTTTGCTCGTTGGTGATAAGAAAACACGGCCTTCCCATTTCGATCCCAAGATCTTTAGTATTTTTCTGAAGGTCTGTTCTAAAGGTGATCCATACGAAGGTTTGGGTGAATTATGA
- a CDS encoding HD domain-containing phosphohydrolase, whose translation MKPIKYYYRLLFFGIIFPVLLISASLSCFYSWKNITNISSRVSKEIKPRVEAVINSLVSSISEEVFLERKTIERILLEGQIEFDRAIINAKGYETVDGQLVKEKTRILLKDTPFTDVAFYVFDQEGNIKWVTEPDSGISTFLKDREFLSALKMELDERGTCLYPFTFVGNLGVGRTFVFKRLSKGDIIGAAFILNPGLYLPQIKRIKDLSVFIQSIKILNAEGVSLLSVDSSLLTPLKWWEFYKRDLKATLSIPAFGAWSEKLNVLLRLNFFEMYSIFLLGVIIFLVVFLLTYGVALNEYSIVKKDLSKIQSWISTVDSSELPRGEIKGFKLKEIHDVTLTLNSLVDRLKEEEIRSVSLITRTKEAFFDFAEKLAVVAESYEHMTGEHLMRVKYLTSIIVNRLRIDRDYADEIINYSVLHDIGKIYIPLDILKMQRELNSEEWELVKKHTILGANLFSDDEFRVAKEICLYHHENYDGSGYPFGLKGEEIPLPGRIVRIVDVYDALRSERPYKKAYSHSKALKIMTEGDDRTKPADFDPQLLAIFIEEIEKIDHQKLYGEK comes from the coding sequence TTGAAGCCGATTAAGTATTATTATCGTCTATTGTTTTTTGGCATTATTTTCCCTGTATTACTCATTTCAGCCTCTTTGTCTTGTTTTTATTCGTGGAAAAACATCACAAATATTTCTTCTCGTGTGTCTAAGGAAATCAAGCCAAGGGTCGAGGCAGTTATCAATTCTTTGGTTTCTTCAATTTCGGAGGAAGTATTTTTGGAAAGAAAAACTATTGAAAGAATCTTACTCGAAGGACAGATCGAGTTTGATCGGGCTATCATTAATGCTAAGGGTTACGAGACGGTCGATGGGCAATTGGTTAAAGAGAAAACGAGGATCCTATTAAAGGATACACCTTTCACTGACGTTGCTTTTTATGTATTTGATCAAGAGGGCAATATTAAGTGGGTAACTGAACCAGACTCTGGAATCTCAACTTTTCTAAAGGACCGTGAATTTTTGTCTGCTTTAAAGATGGAACTGGATGAAAGAGGAACGTGTTTGTATCCCTTTACTTTTGTTGGGAATTTAGGTGTTGGAAGAACCTTTGTTTTCAAAAGGTTAAGTAAAGGTGACATTATCGGTGCCGCTTTTATATTGAACCCCGGTCTTTATCTCCCCCAGATTAAAAGAATCAAAGACCTTTCTGTTTTTATCCAATCGATAAAGATTCTTAATGCCGAGGGAGTTTCCTTACTTTCCGTTGATTCATCCTTGTTGACCCCTTTGAAATGGTGGGAGTTTTATAAGCGCGATTTGAAAGCTACTCTATCCATACCTGCCTTTGGTGCCTGGTCAGAAAAGCTGAATGTGCTGCTTCGATTAAATTTTTTCGAAATGTATTCCATTTTTTTACTGGGCGTGATCATTTTCCTTGTAGTGTTCCTTTTAACTTACGGTGTTGCGTTGAATGAATATTCGATTGTGAAGAAGGATTTAAGTAAAATTCAAAGTTGGATTTCTACCGTTGATTCATCTGAGCTTCCAAGAGGTGAAATCAAAGGTTTTAAGTTAAAAGAGATTCATGATGTCACTCTTACACTGAATTCTCTGGTGGATAGGTTGAAAGAAGAGGAAATTAGGTCCGTAAGTCTTATAACTAGAACGAAAGAGGCCTTTTTTGATTTTGCTGAAAAATTGGCGGTGGTTGCAGAAAGTTATGAACACATGACAGGCGAGCATTTGATGAGGGTAAAATATTTAACAAGCATAATTGTAAATAGACTCAGAATTGACAGGGATTACGCAGATGAAATAATTAATTACTCAGTTCTACATGATATCGGGAAAATCTACATTCCCCTTGATATCCTGAAAATGCAAAGGGAGCTAAATTCCGAGGAATGGGAGTTGGTGAAGAAACATACTATTCTGGGCGCAAATCTCTTTTCGGATGATGAGTTTCGGGTAGCTAAGGAAATTTGCCTGTATCATCACGAAAACTACGATGGTAGTGGTTACCCCTTCGGGCTCAAAGGTGAAGAGATCCCTTTACCTGGAAGAATTGTGAGAATTGTTGATGTTTATGATGCATTAAGGAGTGAAAGACCATACAAAAAGGCGTATTCCCACTCTAAAGCTCTCAAAATAATGACGGAAGGTGATGATAGAACTAAACCAGCCGATTTTGATCCTCAATTATTGGCAATATTTATTGAAGAGATTGAAAAGATCGATCATCAAAAACTTTACGGGGAGAAATGA
- a CDS encoding HD-GYP domain-containing protein, whose protein sequence is MVTESVSGIRKATSYYEKDIIRMLNELYAQVEKEVIAGKSYPQINFEGVIEKYRKRFPSELFEDINYYIISKSGKIIWTDYKEDLGLDLSKFEDFWKSLNVALEKGLVLHRMGIEVMTGKMRVYAYRRLPNGDILEIGLLLNDRDFVENLRKLKGLSIFLENIGVYNVAHLPILSDFPPYPKKLLKFHPYKRDLVGEIAIEDFPPYEQKLLVYARLNFYSLFKILIFNLTMFVFLFFVTALASLHLSKWVKRETGYIKEALEDFRKYKSINFDADISRTVEVRGLLSTLKEAALGISSELTKNQAYVKELKEAFFDFAEKLALAAEGYDTETGKHLQRVKFLTRLLVENLEMPEGLKEEIINYSVLHDVGKIFIPLNILTKPGPLDPQEWELMKQHTIFAKRLLTHPRFKIALEIALYHHENYDGTGYPFGLSGEAIPITGRIIKVVDVYEALRSERPYKKPLSHEEVVKILLHGDNRTKPEHFDPVLLKKFLEALEKADLSSIF, encoded by the coding sequence TTGGTCACCGAATCCGTTAGTGGTATTAGAAAGGCTACGAGCTATTACGAGAAAGACATAATTAGAATGCTAAATGAGCTCTATGCGCAGGTAGAGAAAGAAGTGATTGCCGGTAAATCTTATCCACAGATAAATTTCGAAGGGGTCATCGAAAAATACAGGAAAAGGTTCCCTTCCGAGCTTTTTGAGGATATTAACTATTACATAATAAGTAAAAGTGGGAAAATAATCTGGACGGATTACAAAGAGGATTTGGGGCTTGATTTGTCAAAATTTGAAGATTTCTGGAAGAGTTTGAATGTAGCCCTTGAAAAAGGCCTGGTGCTTCATAGAATGGGTATTGAAGTAATGACTGGAAAAATGCGGGTTTATGCCTATAGGAGGCTACCCAACGGAGACATCCTCGAAATCGGACTCCTGCTTAATGATAGAGATTTCGTTGAGAATTTGAGGAAATTAAAGGGACTTTCGATTTTTCTGGAAAATATAGGAGTTTATAATGTTGCACACCTACCCATCCTTTCAGACTTTCCTCCATATCCTAAGAAACTTTTGAAATTTCACCCATATAAAAGAGACTTAGTAGGGGAGATTGCTATTGAAGATTTTCCTCCTTATGAGCAAAAACTGCTGGTTTATGCGAGACTCAATTTCTACAGCCTTTTCAAAATATTGATTTTTAATCTCACAATGTTTGTTTTTCTCTTTTTTGTGACGGCCTTAGCCTCTCTTCATTTATCCAAATGGGTAAAGAGGGAGACAGGATACATAAAAGAGGCTTTAGAGGATTTTAGGAAATATAAGTCAATCAATTTCGATGCCGATATCTCTCGCACGGTCGAGGTGAGGGGATTGTTATCTACCTTAAAGGAGGCTGCTCTGGGAATAAGTAGTGAGCTAACGAAGAATCAGGCGTACGTAAAAGAACTGAAGGAAGCTTTCTTTGATTTTGCTGAGAAGCTTGCCCTTGCAGCCGAAGGTTACGATACGGAGACAGGGAAACATTTGCAGAGGGTGAAATTTTTGACCCGGTTGCTGGTAGAGAATTTGGAAATGCCAGAGGGTTTGAAAGAAGAGATTATAAACTATTCCGTTCTTCATGATGTTGGTAAAATCTTCATTCCGCTTAATATCCTTACCAAGCCAGGACCCCTTGACCCACAGGAATGGGAATTGATGAAACAGCATACAATTTTTGCGAAACGCCTTCTCACCCATCCAAGATTTAAAATTGCCCTTGAAATTGCCCTATATCATCATGAGAACTACGATGGGACGGGTTATCCCTTTGGGCTTTCTGGAGAGGCAATACCCATTACAGGAAGAATCATAAAAGTTGTCGATGTCTACGAAGCCCTAAGGAGTGAAAGACCTTATAAGAAGCCGCTTTCTCACGAGGAGGTGGTAAAGATTCTTCTTCATGGTGATAATAGAACGAAGCCGGAACATTTTGATCCCGTTTTGCTCAAGAAATTTCTCGAAGCCCTGGAAAAAGCTGATTTATCATCGATATTTTAA
- the folE2 gene encoding GTP cyclohydrolase FolE2: protein MKDVQNQYDPRKIPIDKVGIEDLLYPIRVMDRANVLQHTTARVKLAVELPHNFRGTHMSRFVEVLNKHSNNITLQNIENILDELKKVLKAEKAYLELEFPYFIKKKAPVSRLESYMNYLCKFIASKGTEFDFVLEVNVPVHTLCPCSKEISERGAHNQRAEVQIQVRTLKLVWIEELVEIAESSASSPLFALLKRVDEKHVTERAYDTPRFVEDVAREVAIKLNKDPRILWYKINVKSYESIHNHNAFACLEVDKRKR from the coding sequence ATGAAGGATGTTCAGAATCAATACGATCCAAGGAAAATCCCAATAGATAAGGTGGGTATAGAGGATCTACTCTATCCGATAAGGGTAATGGATAGGGCGAATGTACTCCAGCACACTACTGCAAGGGTCAAATTGGCTGTGGAATTACCTCACAACTTTAGAGGCACTCACATGTCCAGGTTTGTTGAGGTCTTGAATAAACATTCCAACAACATCACTTTACAGAATATCGAAAATATTCTCGATGAGCTTAAGAAGGTGCTAAAAGCTGAAAAGGCTTATCTTGAGCTGGAATTTCCTTATTTTATAAAGAAGAAAGCACCAGTCTCAAGGCTGGAATCTTACATGAATTATTTGTGTAAGTTTATTGCATCAAAGGGAACCGAGTTCGATTTTGTACTTGAGGTTAATGTGCCTGTTCATACACTGTGCCCGTGCTCTAAGGAGATATCCGAGAGAGGAGCCCATAACCAGAGGGCAGAGGTTCAGATTCAGGTACGGACTTTAAAACTTGTATGGATCGAAGAACTTGTGGAAATCGCTGAGAGTTCCGCTTCATCGCCTCTATTTGCCCTGTTAAAGAGGGTCGATGAGAAGCATGTTACTGAAAGGGCTTATGATACTCCCCGCTTTGTTGAAGATGTGGCGAGGGAGGTGGCTATAAAACTCAACAAAGACCCAAGGATTTTATGGTATAAGATTAATGTAAAGAGCTATGAGAGTATTCACAACCACAACGCCTTTGCATGCTTAGAAGTGGATAAAAGAAAGAGATAA
- a CDS encoding archease, whose protein sequence is MPYEILDHTADFGVRIYGKSLEELFKSGFEAIMNAMVEIKEKGEQKELLYTDKAETLEDLLVDFLSEVIFRTIVEGKIFTDCELKIEDTSINAKLFYEDYDPERHRLKKEIKSVTYHNLEIRKTPEGFETNLICDV, encoded by the coding sequence ATGCCTTATGAGATCCTTGACCATACAGCGGATTTTGGGGTGAGAATATATGGGAAGAGCTTAGAGGAATTATTTAAAAGTGGTTTTGAGGCAATAATGAATGCGATGGTGGAGATTAAAGAGAAAGGCGAACAAAAGGAACTTTTGTACACCGATAAGGCGGAGACCTTAGAAGATTTGCTGGTTGATTTTCTAAGTGAAGTCATTTTCAGAACCATCGTGGAAGGTAAGATTTTCACTGATTGTGAGCTAAAGATTGAGGATACTTCTATTAATGCAAAACTTTTCTACGAAGACTACGATCCTGAAAGGCACCGTTTAAAGAAGGAAATCAAAAGTGTTACTTACCATAATTTAGAGATAAGGAAAACACCGGAAGGTTTTGAAACCAACCTCATCTGCGACGTTTAA
- a CDS encoding DUF5683 domain-containing protein, producing MKFLICFLFLLVETQGKNPSKAVLMSAFLPAGGQFYNEKYLKGVVIGSVEIFTGFKAVSNYVEYKKSGDLQKFNEGLSYGFYFLGTWLYSMADAYVDAHLFNFKSKIELAFLPKNMGIIFNIRWR from the coding sequence ATGAAATTCCTCATCTGTTTTTTGTTTTTGCTCGTTGAAACTCAGGGAAAAAATCCCTCCAAAGCGGTTCTTATGTCGGCTTTTTTGCCAGCGGGTGGGCAGTTTTACAATGAAAAATACCTAAAAGGCGTTGTAATTGGTTCTGTAGAAATTTTTACCGGTTTTAAGGCAGTTTCAAACTATGTAGAATACAAAAAATCCGGGGATTTGCAAAAATTTAATGAGGGTCTTTCCTATGGGTTTTACTTTCTTGGAACATGGTTATATTCAATGGCTGATGCCTATGTAGACGCTCACCTCTTTAATTTTAAAAGTAAAATAGAGCTGGCATTTTTACCCAAAAATATGGGCATTATTTTTAATATAAGATGGAGATGA
- a CDS encoding polyprenol monophosphomannose synthase: MEKVLVIIPTYNERENIRDIVPIVLSKGENIDVLVVDDNSPDGTQEEVRLLMEKYGNRINLLARPAKLGLGTAYVEGFKYALEKGYDLIVEMDADFSHNPEDLPRLIEASKEADLVIGSRYTNGISVVNWPLKRLILSYFANLYARIVTGVPVRDLTAGFKCFRKKVLESIDLSKIHSDGYAFQIEMNYYAYEKGFKIKEVPIIFIERRAGTSKMSKRIIKEAFFLVLYLRLKRILKGVKRIFGKQ; encoded by the coding sequence ATGGAAAAAGTTCTTGTAATTATTCCAACTTATAACGAGAGAGAAAACATAAGAGATATCGTTCCTATCGTTCTTTCTAAGGGGGAGAATATAGATGTTCTTGTCGTAGATGACAACTCACCCGACGGGACTCAGGAAGAAGTTAGACTTTTAATGGAAAAGTATGGGAACAGGATAAATTTGCTGGCAAGGCCAGCGAAGCTTGGCCTCGGAACTGCCTATGTAGAAGGCTTTAAGTATGCCCTTGAGAAAGGTTACGATTTGATTGTGGAAATGGATGCTGATTTTTCCCATAATCCTGAGGATCTGCCAAGGCTCATTGAAGCTTCTAAGGAGGCAGATTTAGTAATCGGATCACGATACACTAACGGGATAAGTGTGGTTAACTGGCCTCTCAAGAGGTTGATTCTGTCCTATTTTGCAAATCTGTATGCCCGCATCGTAACGGGCGTGCCGGTTAGGGATTTAACAGCGGGTTTCAAGTGTTTTAGGAAAAAAGTACTTGAGAGTATTGACCTTTCTAAGATCCATTCCGATGGCTACGCCTTTCAGATTGAAATGAATTACTATGCATATGAGAAGGGTTTCAAAATAAAGGAAGTGCCGATAATTTTCATAGAGAGAAGAGCAGGTACCTCAAAAATGTCAAAGCGAATAATTAAAGAGGCCTTTTTCCTGGTCTTATACTTGAGATTGAAAAGGATTCTAAAAGGGGTGAAAAGAATTTTCGGGAAGCAATGA